The Rhododendron vialii isolate Sample 1 chromosome 5a, ASM3025357v1 genome contains a region encoding:
- the LOC131325663 gene encoding 15-cis-phytoene desaturase, chloroplastic/chromoplastic has protein sequence MSLTLSPPFSNPSLSSLSSPTSRHHHRRRRLILKPPKSSSSQISIPATPPDPSPPRLQKPGVIIIGAGLSGLAAATRLASQNIPFLLLDASDAVGGRVRTDTVDGFLLDRGFQIFITSYPEAQMLLDYQTLDLQKFYSGARIFYGGRFHTVSDPLRHFFDSLRTLTNPIGSVLDKLLIALTRIRVLTRSDEEIFSSDEVSTAELLSRIGFSDLAVDRFFRPFFGGIFFDTELETTSRLFDFVFKCLALGNNTLPAKGISAIPEQLAAKLPAESIRLNSRAVSVDVESGSASVGLESGERLRSEMGVIVAVEEPEAVKLLAGKFNRKPVQKPARSTVCLYFSAEPSQVPDRDPILFLNGSGKGIVNNMFFATNVAPSYGPPGKALVSVSLIGLLEDVEDEDLTAEVVQELSGWFGESMVGSWKHLRTYRIGFAQPNQSPPTDLMKNPRVGPGVYLCGDYQTSATFDGALVSGRKAVEALLRDRTLIQV, from the coding sequence AtgtctctcaccctctctcctcccttctcCAACCcttccctctcttctctctcctcccccacctcccgccaccaccaccgccgccgccgcctcaTTCTCAAACCACCCAAATCCTCCTCCTCACAAATTTCCATCCCCGCAACCCCACCCGATCCCTCCCCTCCCCGCCTCCAGAAACCCGGAGTCATCATTATCGGCGCCGGCCTATCCGGCTTAGCCGCCGCCACCCGGCTCGCCTCCCAAAACAtccccttcctcctcctcgATGCCTCCGACGCCGTCGGCGGCCGCGTCCGAACCGACACCGTCGACGGCTTCCTCCTCGACCGCGGCTTCCAAATCTTCATCACTTCTTACCCCGAAGCCCAAATGCTCCTGGACTACCAAACCCTAGACCTTCAGAAATTCTACTCCGGCGCAAGAATTTTTTACGGTGGGCGCTTCCACACCGTATCTGACCCCTTACGCCACTTCTTCGATTCCCTCCGAACCCTAACCAACCCCATCGGCTCCGTCCTCGACAAGCTCCTCATCGCGTTGACCAGGATTAGGGTTTTGACCCGGTCCGATGAGGAAATTTTCTCGTCGGACGAGGTTTCCACGGCCGAGTTGCTGAGTCGGATCGGCTTCTCCGACTTGGCGGTGGATCGGTTTTTCCGGCCGTTCTTCGGCGGCATCTTCTTCGACACGGAGCTTGAGACGACATCGCGGCTGTTCGATTTCGTGTTCAAGTGCCTCGCCCTGGGCAACAATACCCTCCCGGCAAAGGGCATTTCCGCCATTCCGGAACAATTGGCGGCGAAATTGCCCGCCGAGTCGATTCGGTTGAACTCGAGAGCCGTGTCGGTCGACGTCGAGTCGGGTTCGGCGAGTGTGGGGTTGGAGAGCGGAGAGAGATTGAGGAGCGAGATGGGAGTGATAGTGGCAGTTGAAGAACCGGAAGCGGTTAAGCTTTTGGCGGGAAAGTTCAACCGGAAGCCGGTTCAGAAACCGGCTCGGAGCACGGTTTGCTTGTATTTCTCTGCGGAGCCGAGTCAAGTCCCGGATCGGGACCCGATTTTGTTTCTTAACGGGTCGGGTAAGGGGATTGTGAACAACATGTTTTTCGCTACCAATGTGGCCCCGTCATACGGCCCGCCCGGGAAGGCTCTGGTGTCAGTTTCGTTGATCGGGTTGTTAGAGGATGTGGAAGATGAGGATCTGACGGCTGAGGTTGTTCAGGAGCTTTCAGGTTGGTTCGGAGAGTCGATGGTCGGGTCGTGGAAGCACTTGAGGACTTATCGGATAGGGTTTGCACAGCCGAATCAAAGCCCGCCCACGGATTTGATGAAAAACCCGAGGGTCGGGCCGGGTGTGTACTTGTGTGGTGATTACCAGACCAGTGCTACCTTTGATGGGGCTTTGGTTTCGGGTAGGAAAGCAGTGGAAGCTTTGTTGAGGGATAGGACCCTTattcaagtttga